The following DNA comes from Meles meles chromosome 8, mMelMel3.1 paternal haplotype, whole genome shotgun sequence.
tggacagcggtaggtagaagaatgaaactcgaccaatctcttacactgtacacaaatatAAGcttgaaatggacaaaagacctcaacatgagacaggaacccatcagaatcctacaggagaagataggcagtaacctctgtGTTATCAGTCACAgcgacttctttcaagatatgtctccaaagccaaaggaaacaaaagcgaaaatgaacttttgggacttcatcaagatcaaaagcttctgcacagcaaaggaaacagtcaacaaaacaaagaggcaacacacagaatgggaggagatattcacaaatgacagtacagacaaaaggttgatatccaggatctataaaggcacctcagggtgcctgcgtggctcagtgggttaagcctctgcctttggcttgggtcaagatctcagggtcctgggatcgagccccgcatcaagctctttgctcagcgggaagcctgctttcccgcctctctctctgtctgcccttctacctacttgtgatctctctctgtcaaataaaaaaaaaaaaattaaaaaaagaaaaaaaagaactcctcaaactcaacatacacaaaacagataatcatatcaaaaaatggtcagaatatatgaacagacacttctccaatgaagacatacaaatggctatcagacacatgaaaaaatgttcatcatcactaggcatcagggagattgaaattaaaactacattgagataccacctgacagcagttagaatggccaaaactagcaagacaggaaacaatgtgtgttggagaggatgtggagaaaggggaaccctcttccactgttggtgggaatgcaagttagtgcagccactttggagaacagtgtggagattcctcaagaaattaagaatagagcttccctatgaccctgcaattgcactgctgggtatttaccccaaagatacagatgtagtgaaaagaagggccatctgtaccccaatgtttattgcagcaatgaccatggtagccaaactgtggaaagaaccaaaatgcccttcaacggatgaatggataaggaacatgtggtccatatacacaatggagtattatgcctccatcagaaaggatgaatacccaacttttgtagcaacatggactggagtggaagagattatgctgagcgaaataagtcaagcagagagagtcaagtatcatatggtctcacttatttgtggagcataacaaagaacacggtggacatggggagatggagaggagagagagttgagggaaactggaaggggagatgaacatgagagactatggactctgaaaaacaaccagaggtttatgaaggggcggcagggttgggaggttgaggaaccaggtggtgtgtaatagggagggcacatactgcatggagcactgggtgtggtacaaaaacaatgaacactgttacgctgaaaataaacaaaaaaaaaaaaaaagaagaagaagaagatggagagTTTCtgatcaaagaaaataaacagtgaaAAACTGGCTCAGGAGAAGACTTATGCATTGTGTATGAGGATAAACTGGTTCTCTGCTTTCATCTCTTTCAAGGTATAAAAGACTAACGCCCCAGCTCCTACGGAAGGTAAGTCTGTGCTAAATCATGATGGCCAGCTCTTTGGAAAAAACTACTTGTTAACTCTGACTATCCTGGGTACCCTGGCTAGCACTAGCAGGAAAATCTATATCCTCTGATTTTGTACATACCCAAAATGTTGATTAAATGAGGCACACAAAAGGTCACACTACCTCCATAGTGGCCCACAAAATCATTTACATGTAAAGTTCATCGCGCAGAGAATATCGGGCAAAAATACAAAGATCGTCAGAAATGAAGTGACTATATTTGCTCCAAAGTGTCATTTCTTGGAACaattctttgagaaaaatgagttATGGCTTTCCCATTGATACATGTGCTACCAAACTTCTTACAAAGAGTTGAATAGCAGTCATCTGTCTCCATCTGTTTAAATCTAATGCCAGATCCAGAAGATCCTGGGATGCCTCTCAGCCCATCTTTTGTCTACGGTTGACACTGTTACTGCAATCGGTCTTGGTCTACGAAAGTGCTGGCCATCGGTCAACATGGATGTGTGTGTCCTTCTCAATTTCTTGAAGCTGTATGTGAGTAAATCTTTTCTgatcccttttcctctttccagtGCTGGGTTTTCTGAAAATAGAGTAACTTACTGGCTCTTACTGTCAAAAGTACTACTACCATGCCTCCTGATGTTTTCCTACAAAGATTCAAAGCCTACAGCCACATGACGAGCCACATAATAACCTAACAGGAAAATAGTATTCTGTAGATTCAGCAAGTATAAATGTGTTGTTCTAAACACTTCAAACTCTTTCAGATAATACATGATGCTGGCTTGCTAGAATTACCAGAAACAGAAATCTCCAGCTCAAGGAAGGTGACAGATTAATTGTAACTTTTCCCATTGATCCTTGGGGTACACAGAGAGTCTAGCTACCTCCTTCCCATAAAAAAGCCAAATATTCTCAGGCGGATCTGCTTGGTATTAATGCCATAGACCAGAGGGTTGAGAACAGGGGGCACAAGGAGATAGAGATTTGCAAGTACAATGTGGACATGAGGAGGTACTTGGTGGCCAAAGCAGtgggtgaaaaaggaaaaaaaggctgGTACATAGAAAATAAGAATCACACAGATATGGGCCCCACAAGTGCTAAATGCTCGGGATTGGGCATCCTTGGTGGGCAGGTGCAGCACAGCCTGCAGGATCAGGCCATAGGAGGTGGCAATGAGGACCACATCCATGCCAGTGACTGAAAGTGCCACAGTGAGACCATAAATGGTGTTGGGCTTGATGCTGGCACAAGCCAGCTTGGCGATGCCCATGTGCTCACAATAGGTGTGGGGGATGATGTGGTGTCCACAGAAGGGCAAGCATTCGATGAGGatgacaaatggaaaaacaaagaggAGGGCACGGACCACACATGCCAGACCCATCTTCCCAATCACTGCGGCATTGAGGACGGATGTGTAATGAAGCGGTCGGCAGATAGCCACATAGTGGTCAAAAGCCATGGCCAGTAGAACAGCTGACTCTGTGCCAGAGGCAGTGTGAACAAAAAACATCTGTGTGAGACAGCCATGGTAGGAAATTATGTGGGACCTAAGCCAGAAGATTGTTAGCATTTTGGGCAATGTGGTGGAACAGAGAATCAGGTCAGTGATAGAAAGCAGGCACAGGAAGAGGTACATTGGCTCATGCAGAGTTCTATCTGTCATGATGATATAGATGATGGTGCCATTGCCAATGAGAGCAAGGATATACATGGAGCAGAAGGGGATGGCAGCCCACATGTGCTGGTCTTGCATCCCAGGGATTCCAAGTAGAATAAATGTGGAAGGATGGAAGGCAGTGTCATTGGTGACCGATGCAGAAAGCATAATGATGAAGAGAACACACGGCTTTGTCTTCCTGAAAGTGGTTAGAAAATGAAATGGATCATCCTAGATGTCACGTATTCTTCCCACAAAACCATTCAGTTTCTTGCCTCTCTTCATTCCTTGCAATTCTACTCCAAGTCATGCCTTCCTCATTTCTTGCCTGGGATATTAACATAGCTTTGTAAATAATATGCCTACTTCTAGGCTTCCCATCAATCAGTGAAGCCTCTACATTCCTAGGAAATATTTTATCATGTGAAATTCATCACCAATAACACAAATATAACCTTTCTTAGTGTATGCTACTCAGAATCCCTTGTGTTACCCTCCTCTGGTCTAAACCCAACACTTCCCATCATATTCTAGGTCCTGGGACCCTGGATATAGTCCAGTCCAGACTCTCCTGCTCACCCACTTCTGATTGGGTTTGACCACAGGAAACACCAGCAGAAGATTAAAGGCAGGTGAGGGATTTATTCCTTCAACTCCCTCCCCATAGGATTGCTGCAAGCTGGTTTTTTCTCTATCGTTATCCTACTTGGGCCTTGGTTTCTTCTTATAACCATGTCCTCCTCTTGTCCCCTCAGTCCAAGGGATGACAACAGTGCCTGCTGTCACTAATCCAGGAACTTCACAAACACTAGTGACTTCCCTACCCTTAcctacatatttaaaaatggtttttgtaTTACACGGCCCTGGCAGTAATGCCTTATATACATAAGACCAAAAAATAGCATTTAATTGGTAAACAGATAAAAGATTGAACACAAGAAATTAATTATTtaacagactttttaaagtgaCCACAATTGATTAATGGTGTTTCTTTGGCTCAGAGAAGATCTTTTCTTACCAGATCCCcatcatgtttgtttttttcactcaATATACTCTAGAATGTGCTCATATTTAGCTCTTCAATACATTTGTACTCTAATCCAATCTACAGATACAATACATTTCTATCTAATTTCTTGATTGGACGCATGATTTAGTTGGATTATAAGATATATCTGCCTTAGTCTGTTTTGTTTGCCTTAATGTATGGGCCCTGACATGAATGGTCAGGCCAGGAGCCTCACAGGTGTGTGCTTCCCGAAGTCTCCAAACGAAGCATATCATTGGAAGGGAAGTAGAAAGACTTCCCCCCAAGACCAGGGGCTCACAGGTGGAGTTAAGTAAGGGAAGGTTTCAGGGAGTGACTGGGCTATAGATTAAAATTATGACAACAGTCAAGCAGAAAAGAATGAGGGAGGCATCTTTCCCTGGAGTCATCTTGCTTTGAGAGATCCTTGTAGATGAAGTCAGAGTCATAATTCTTACCTTTCTGAGTCCAGGGTTTGGGACCCAAGACCCTCTTTTTTACATTAACATTAAGTTCATCCAATTGTCCTCCCCTCAAAAGAATAGTGGATAGTGGAAACATCTAAGACAAGATCAAAAAattctataattaaaaagaatatccTTTCTTTAATCTGATTCATGtccagttgtatttttatttttttattttgaaatttttttaatttaatttttttcagtattccaagattcactgtttagaAAGACCaactaattttgttttattaattgaaATATGCACTTCTCAGATGTTACTGCAAGTTTATTATCTCATGCTAATAACTAACATGGCTACAAGTCACATAGGATATGATGTTATTATAAGATTTAATTACTAATGAAATTATTACTTTGCTTGACTTTTTAAGCCATGAAATGGAATTTACtacaattttattataattttttatgtcCTTAAAATGCAGTAATTGAGTTCTAATAGCAAGTAACTATAAACATTTCAATGTCCATCTTGAAAAGTATAAATTGTTTGAATTCTGTCCATAGAATACCTATGTgttttaaacaatagaaaaattaatgaaatagaatctTTCACGTATCTGGGAAATAAGTTATAAAGAATGTATTGTTCAATAATTTTATGATGCTTGGCTCCCATATGTGATATCCTGAGAAGTAGTCATCTGGAAGTGGCTTATACAACTCTAATGGCAGAAATTCTATGCTTTCTTGAGGCACCCATTTTCAATTTCCAGACCTCTGACTCTGAGagtatttctcctttccttaagTCAATATCTGTAAACAATCCACATCAGACAAGCACTATTCCTCTTCAGTGTCTCAGGCTTCCaattttatgaaattaatatttctattaatattaaagttttctaaaattgctctttcattttattactttGTCAAAAAGCACATTATTGACAGCCTACTATGTCCCAGACACTTTTCTAGATGTGTTGTTCATACTAAATAGTAAGAATATGCATAATCCATGATATATTAGGCTTGCTGATGAGAAGACATAATCAATCAAATAATCTCCAATATACATGTGGAAATGCTGCGTTGATGtatgctatgaagaaaaatatataagccAGGTCTTATCTGAGAAAGCTTCACAAAGGAAATACAATTTAGTCTCCAAATCTGAGTCTTCCTCAAACGCTTCAGACCACTCTTGCGTAACTCACTTCCTAGGATTGTCACCCTCTTTATGTGGTCTGGAAAATAAGAGATCAGAGACTGAATTCAGACTGCTTGGGTTCAAAATCTGGCTTAATTGCAGTTAGTTGTTAGTTGTCTTATTCCCCTCTGTTCTCAGTTTCATAATATAAAACGCAGatgatatttcttattttataaggTTGACAGGGAATTGAGAAAAATCACGGAAAACATCATAAAACAGTTTCTATAATTTAAGAAGCATACagatatttctcatatttttgcaCGTCTCAGAGTTCATTGGTCTGTATACTTACCTGTCAGAAGAAGAAACTTCACTTAGTTCCTCAAGTTGAAAGACATATTGGCTTCTCTTGAGTCTGTAATCCAAGGGTGAAGGCACTGTGATTTCATCCACTTTTAAATTAAGATCTTCAGAGATATCCCAAACCACTTCTCTTGTAACTGGGTTTGGTGGACTCTCACCAGAACTGAGATGGAATGGTTCCTCCATGATCTCAATCCCATCAATATGATGATGTCGTTGTGTTCCCCTCATTAATCGCCTTTGGGACAGAGAAACAATTGTGGTATTTGGGATCCTTCAGTACAATAGAAATGAACTTGTTCTGTACTGCCACTAAGAGACAGCAAAAATGAAGAACAATGTATATCTTATTTGAGTTAAAGGAAGAATTTCTATTAGGCTGTTCAGTGAGACAGTCATCTGGTTTTGCCCCGAGAAAGACAATAGAAGCTGGAGATACTGAAGCAGAGATTCCTGGTTTGGTGGGCTTCTAAGTTTCCTGCATGTGAAATTACTAGAAAGAATTAGAGAATTTGACTGAAATTTGGGTGATAGCTATACGAGGGTGGACCCTCGTGAGGTTGGAAATCAGATAAGTTTGCTGATCCCCTAGGCTTTCTGGGGGCACTGGGAGGATTTTAGGTACTCAAGCACAAGGTTACTTTCTAACTGATAGATAATAAATAGATCATAGacagatagatgacagatagatagatgatagatagatgattgatgatagatggtagatagatagatagatagatagatggatgagaGATAGATAATAGAGTCACTCCTGCCAAGGTGATATGAGTGAGAACAAAATGCAGCTATTGTCAAAAATTCTGATTCATCATTGATTTAAGAAAGGCTGTTCCCAGAAATTTATCTGACTGGCTTGCCTTGAGCccataaagaaaacaagagactAAAATCTCTAACTGCAACATAAAGGACTGAAGCAC
Coding sequences within:
- the LOC123947982 gene encoding olfactory receptor 52D1-like encodes the protein MLSASVTNDTAFHPSTFILLGIPGMQDQHMWAAIPFCSMYILALIGNGTIIYIIMTDRTLHEPMYLFLCLLSITDLILCSTTLPKMLTIFWLRSHIISYHGCLTQMFFVHTASGTESAVLLAMAFDHYVAICRPLHYTSVLNAAVIGKMGLACVVRALLFVFPFVILIECLPFCGHHIIPHTYCEHMGIAKLACASIKPNTIYGLTVALSVTGMDVVLIATSYGLILQAVLHLPTKDAQSRAFSTCGAHICVILIFYVPAFFSFFTHCFGHQVPPHVHIVLANLYLLVPPVLNPLVYGINTKQIRLRIFGFFMGRR